The Desmodus rotundus isolate HL8 chromosome 3, HLdesRot8A.1, whole genome shotgun sequence genome includes a region encoding these proteins:
- the UBE2N gene encoding ubiquitin-conjugating enzyme E2 N, which translates to MAGLPRRIIKETQRLLAEPVPGIKAEPDESNARYFHVVIAGPQDSPFEGGTFKLELFLPEEYPMAAPKVRFMTKIYHPNVDKLGRICLDILKDKWSPALQIRTVLLSIQALLSAPNPDDPLANDVAEQWKTNEAQAIETARAWTRLYAMNNI; encoded by the exons GAAACTCAGCGTTTGCTGGCAGAACCAGTTCCCGGCATTAAAGCAGAACCAGATGAGAGCAACGCCCGTTATTTTCATGTGGTCATTGCTGGCCCCCAGGATTCCCCCTTTGAGGGAGGGACTTTTAAACTTGAACTATTTCTTCCAGAAGAATACCCGATGGCAGCACCTAAAGTACGTTTCATGACCAAAATTTATCATCCTAATGTAGACAAGTTGGGAAGAATATGTTTAGATATTTTGAAAG ATAAGTGGTCCCCAGCACTGCAGATCCGCACAGTTCTGCTATCGATCCAGGCTTTGTTAAGTGCTCCCAATCCAGACGACCCGTTAGCAAATGATGTAGCGGAGCAGTGGAAGACCAACGAAGCCCAAGCCATAGAAACAG CTAGAGCATGGACTAGGCTATATGCCATGAATAATATTTAA